The DNA segment ACGGCACGGGCCGCACCACGATGCCCAGAAATCGACCAGCACATATTTGCCTTTGCCCACATAGTCGGAGAGGGAGACCGACGTCCCGTCGATGTTGCCGTTGATGATGGTGAAGTCTGTAAACATCGAGCCGACTTTGGTCGCATTCAATTTTTTGTTCTCATCGATGCAGCGTGCTATCATCGGGTATTTGAGGTCGTCGCTGGTGACGAGAGCCGCGGTTTTGTCAAATTCGTCGCCGCCGACCAGCATGTTGAGCCAGTTGGCCAATGCGTAGGTGGCTACGCGACTGCCCGGCATGGCTTCGACGTAATGGGCCGAGATGGTGCCGAAAGCCTCCATCATCTCTTTTTGCAGGGCAATGTCTTGTTCTTCTGTGCCGGTGCCGCTTTCGGCCAGGGCCTGATGGCGGGCAAAGAATTTTTCTTGTATTTCCTTGACGTCGGAGTAGAAACTTTGCAGGGAGTCATTTTGCGGGGTTCCCGCAACGGTCCAGTTTGGAGGGTCGATGGTGATATTTCCCCCTTCGAGAATGAAGACGGCGCTTTCGCCATATGGGGAGTCGACAAAGAGCTGGCAGAGCTTGGCGTCGTTGCATCTCCCTTTGAAGATGGCTTTGTCATTGCTTACGACGACGCTGTCCATGGGCTTTTCGGTCGTAAGGTCGATGATAAATGCCTGTTTGCCGTTGCTGGTGGCATCGCATTTGACGGTGACGGTGTACTGCGGGGTGCAGGCCGAGAAGAGCAGCAGGGCGAGTCCCCCGATGAAACCTTTGGCCGCTTGTGTCCGTAGGGAAAGAATGGTCTTCACGGGTATGGGAATTAGTTTTCGGTTTCGATGTTCTTGTTTGAGTCGGTGTTTTCGTCGGAGAGGGAGTTCCAGCCTTGTGCGCGGAGCTCTATTTCGTTGCCGTCGCGGGTAATCATGTAGAGCCCCAGCGACGGAGCGGTGATGTGTCCGATGATGTGCACGCCGGGAATGGCGGCTACGTCGTCGTGGCAGCCGAGCGGGACGGTGAAGAGGAGCTCATAGTCTTCCCCTCCGTTGAGGGCGGCGGTGACGAGGCTCATGTTGAACTCTTCGGCCATGACGGCTGTCTGGTAGTCGATGGGTATGC comes from the Candidatus Caccoplasma merdavium genome and includes:
- a CDS encoding AhpC/TSA family protein; this encodes MKTILSLRTQAAKGFIGGLALLLFSACTPQYTVTVKCDATSNGKQAFIIDLTTEKPMDSVVVSNDKAIFKGRCNDAKLCQLFVDSPYGESAVFILEGGNITIDPPNWTVAGTPQNDSLQSFYSDVKEIQEKFFARHQALAESGTGTEEQDIALQKEMMEAFGTISAHYVEAMPGSRVATYALANWLNMLVGGDEFDKTAALVTSDDLKYPMIARCIDENKKLNATKVGSMFTDFTIINGNIDGTSVSLSDYVGKGKYVLVDFWASWCGPCRAETPNLKAIYKQFAGENFEIVSVAVWDKRDDTLKAIEEEQLPWPQIIDAGQIPTNLYGISGIPQIMLFGPDGTILARDLRGDSMKQFIASTLEK